The following coding sequences are from one Crateriforma spongiae window:
- a CDS encoding FecR domain-containing protein, with protein sequence MSAQDLDRLIDLLVAGDISPAEHEELQSLLKADGKARAAFRLRMDLESGLRGWAAEAPESHAIKHGPVAKHVTLHPDAHWVTEALDARPTSQPSLWEGRAKRGEGRHSKRWMNRQFTVLAVLAASVIFFIAALSWTPKNNEQEIAGSQLSSSDGNFITENALGQLIEQPDCRWQVKPVSWEGTFRSGTAVLQQGAAELKFGSGTNLILQAPCELKVTDASTAELLSGSVAVHVTEQSNGFVLGTPESEILDEGTEYAVSVAKDSTEVHVFDGSVWWVPKLEGARSTDDLEDKIEAGQAKKYARSKPSIGKFIPFGQRQFVRRIEQAVRANTEGEIIAYDGFENIAGRVRRGRSGFGWSGGWLPIGQRRGKAAEIIDAPAGSVFGVSREQRRLMLCSDGTDIRRELSPPITWDPGSELYLSIIIRSAEIESHPAPGSKRPQDTNPPQDRPDLDRSLRITLEPDLPGRGRTRHAVASFGITSSGVPFINSRHRVSRTGLSILPGEDYFLVVRLPSADLDHSPQLRMYHSSEAIEPATAETWTVEAELPLERKAIRWIRITAGSDAVWHLDELRLGSTWQSVIARETDADSEKR encoded by the coding sequence GTGAGCGCTCAAGACCTCGACCGCTTAATCGATTTACTCGTCGCTGGAGACATATCTCCCGCCGAGCATGAAGAGCTGCAATCACTTCTGAAAGCGGATGGGAAAGCTCGTGCCGCATTCCGCCTGCGTATGGACCTGGAATCGGGATTGCGTGGTTGGGCCGCGGAGGCACCGGAATCACACGCAATCAAGCATGGGCCAGTTGCAAAACACGTTACTCTGCATCCCGACGCGCATTGGGTGACGGAAGCTCTCGATGCGCGCCCCACCTCCCAACCCTCCCTGTGGGAGGGTCGAGCGAAGCGAGGGGAGGGCAGGCACTCCAAGCGTTGGATGAACCGGCAATTCACTGTCCTCGCAGTCTTGGCCGCGTCCGTCATCTTTTTCATCGCAGCCCTCTCGTGGACTCCAAAAAACAATGAGCAAGAAATCGCCGGCTCGCAGCTTTCCTCCTCTGATGGCAACTTCATTACGGAAAATGCACTCGGGCAGTTAATCGAACAGCCCGACTGTCGCTGGCAAGTCAAACCGGTTTCGTGGGAGGGCACATTCCGCTCCGGCACGGCCGTACTTCAGCAGGGAGCAGCAGAGCTCAAGTTTGGGTCGGGAACCAACCTGATTCTTCAGGCACCTTGCGAGTTGAAGGTGACTGATGCAAGTACTGCGGAGTTGCTCTCCGGAAGCGTGGCAGTCCATGTCACCGAACAGTCCAACGGTTTCGTGCTTGGAACGCCCGAGTCAGAAATCCTGGACGAAGGAACCGAGTACGCCGTGTCGGTGGCCAAAGATTCCACAGAAGTCCACGTGTTTGATGGCAGCGTGTGGTGGGTGCCAAAGCTTGAAGGCGCACGATCAACAGATGACCTCGAAGACAAGATTGAAGCTGGTCAGGCGAAGAAATACGCGCGATCGAAACCGAGCATTGGAAAGTTCATACCGTTTGGCCAGCGTCAGTTCGTTCGACGCATCGAGCAGGCTGTTCGAGCAAATACCGAGGGCGAAATCATTGCCTACGACGGATTCGAAAATATTGCTGGCCGAGTTCGTCGCGGCCGCAGCGGATTCGGATGGTCCGGAGGTTGGCTTCCCATCGGGCAGCGACGCGGCAAAGCAGCGGAGATTATCGATGCTCCTGCCGGATCGGTGTTTGGAGTCTCACGCGAGCAAAGACGACTGATGCTGTGCTCCGACGGCACTGATATCCGTCGTGAACTATCACCGCCGATTACTTGGGACCCCGGATCCGAGCTCTATCTAAGCATTATCATCAGATCTGCAGAAATTGAATCTCACCCTGCCCCAGGAAGCAAACGACCACAGGACACAAACCCGCCTCAGGATCGTCCAGACTTAGATCGTTCATTGCGAATCACGCTCGAGCCTGACTTACCTGGCCGAGGTCGAACGCGACATGCGGTTGCCTCATTCGGAATCACATCGAGCGGTGTGCCGTTTATCAACAGCCGTCACCGTGTCTCTCGGACCGGCTTATCGATCCTGCCGGGCGAGGATTACTTTTTGGTGGTACGATTGCCGTCCGCTGATTTGGATCATTCGCCGCAATTGCGCATGTACCATTCTTCTGAAGCGATCGAACCGGCAACAGCGGAAACGTGGACCGTCGAGGCCGAGCTACCGCTAGAAAGAAAAGCGATTCGATGGATTCGCATTACAGCCGGCAGCGATGCCGTATGGCACCTCGATGAACTACGCCTCGGTTCGACCTGGCAATCAGTGATCGCGAGAGAAACAGACGCGGACTCAGAAAAACGATGA